A genomic region of uncultured Fusobacterium sp. contains the following coding sequences:
- the tsf gene encoding translation elongation factor Ts: MAVITAGLVKELRERTGAGMMDCKKALMENDGDMDKAIDYLREKGIAKAVKKAGRIAAEGLIFDAVSADHKRAVLIEFNSETDFVAKNVEFKEFGKKLAEIAITNNVKTIEALNETEIEAGKTVAQAVTDLIAKIGENMNIRRIHETESTEGFVATYSHLGGKLGVIVEMTGEATEANITKARDIAMHVAAMDPKYLNEKEVTTADLEHEKEIARKQLEAEGKPAQIIEKILVGKMNKFYEENCLVDQIYVRAENKETVAQFAAPSTVLSFARYKVGDGIEKKEENFAEEVAAQIRG; encoded by the coding sequence ATGGCAGTAATAACAGCTGGTTTAGTAAAAGAGTTAAGAGAAAGAACTGGTGCTGGAATGATGGATTGTAAAAAGGCACTAATGGAAAATGACGGAGATATGGATAAAGCAATTGACTACTTAAGAGAGAAAGGAATTGCTAAAGCAGTTAAGAAAGCTGGAAGAATCGCAGCTGAAGGATTAATATTCGATGCTGTATCAGCAGATCACAAAAGAGCTGTATTAATCGAGTTCAACTCAGAAACTGACTTCGTTGCTAAAAACGTAGAGTTTAAAGAATTCGGAAAAAAATTAGCTGAAATTGCTATTACAAACAACGTAAAAACTATTGAAGCTTTAAACGAGACTGAAATAGAAGCTGGAAAAACTGTTGCTCAAGCAGTAACTGATTTAATCGCAAAAATCGGAGAAAACATGAACATCAGAAGAATCCACGAAACTGAATCAACAGAAGGATTTGTAGCTACATATAGCCACTTAGGAGGAAAACTAGGAGTTATAGTTGAAATGACTGGAGAGGCTACAGAAGCTAACATAACTAAAGCTAGAGATATCGCTATGCACGTAGCAGCTATGGACCCTAAATACTTAAATGAAAAAGAAGTTACAACAGCTGACTTAGAGCATGAAAAAGAAATCGCTAGAAAACAATTAGAAGCTGAAGGAAAACCAGCTCAAATAATTGAGAAAATTTTAGTTGGAAAAATGAACAAATTCTATGAAGAGAACTGTTTAGTAGATCAAATCTATGTAAGAGCAGAAAATAAAGAAACTGTTGCTCAATTCGCAGCTCCATCAACTGTATTATCATTTGCTAGATATAAAGTTGGAGATGGAATCGAGAAAAAAGAAGAAAACTTCGCAGAAGAAGTTGCAGCTCAAATCAGAGGATAA
- a CDS encoding hemolysin III family protein: protein MEEVSRVEEWVNSITHYFGVILALIGTGALLVRTIESDNLGYLVGSMLFCFSLILLYSMSGTYHILYTGKLKRIFKILDHSAIYILISGSYTPYLLGFFDENVKWILFFTQWGMTLAGIIFKIFFTGRFKLISTLIYLFMGWMIIFVFDDLKTLISPLSLKFLIAGGIAYSIGTIFYGMKKIRFMHGVWHLFVLTGSILNYLSVYFI from the coding sequence ATGGAAGAAGTTTCAAGAGTTGAAGAGTGGGTAAATTCAATTACTCATTATTTTGGAGTTATTCTAGCTCTAATAGGAACTGGTGCACTTTTAGTTAGAACTATTGAAAGTGATAACTTAGGATATCTAGTCGGTTCTATGCTATTTTGTTTCTCTCTTATTTTATTATATTCTATGTCGGGAACATATCATATTTTATATACTGGAAAATTAAAGAGAATTTTTAAAATATTAGATCACTCTGCTATTTATATTTTAATATCAGGTTCTTATACCCCTTATCTTCTAGGATTTTTTGATGAAAATGTAAAATGGATCCTTTTTTTTACTCAATGGGGAATGACTTTAGCTGGTATTATTTTTAAAATATTTTTTACTGGAAGATTTAAATTGATTTCTACTCTTATCTATCTTTTTATGGGATGGATGATTATTTTTGTTTTTGATGATCTAAAAACTCTTATAAGTCCATTATCTTTAAAATTTTTAATTGCTGGTGGAATAGCTTATTCAATTGGAACTATCTTTTATGGAATGAAAAAAATTAGATTTATGCATGGAGTTTGGCATCTATTTGTTTTAACTGGCAGTATTTTAAATTATTTATCAGTATATTTTATTTAA
- the pncA gene encoding bifunctional nicotinamidase/pyrazinamidase, which yields MKALLLIDLQNDFCKNGALEVKEGDLVIPIANSLIKKFKENNDLILATKDWHPLTHKSFAKNSNGKIGEVGILNGLPQVWWPAHCVQNSFGSEFHPNLNSKDIDITIFKGTNNEIDSYSGFFDNGKFKKTELDQILKSKNIDTLYILGLATDYCVKFTVLDALELGYKVYLVEDGCRGVNLAPTDSSKSIEEMKDKGAIIIKSFQI from the coding sequence ATGAAAGCTTTATTATTAATTGATTTACAAAATGATTTCTGTAAAAATGGTGCTCTAGAAGTTAAAGAGGGAGATTTAGTTATTCCTATTGCTAATTCTTTAATAAAAAAATTTAAAGAAAATAATGATTTAATATTAGCAACAAAGGATTGGCATCCTTTAACTCATAAAAGCTTTGCTAAAAATTCTAATGGCAAAATTGGAGAGGTAGGAATATTAAATGGATTACCACAAGTTTGGTGGCCTGCTCATTGTGTGCAAAATAGTTTTGGAAGTGAATTTCATCCAAATTTAAATTCTAAGGATATTGATATTACTATCTTTAAAGGAACTAATAATGAAATTGATTCTTATAGTGGTTTTTTTGATAATGGAAAATTTAAGAAAACTGAATTAGACCAAATTTTAAAATCTAAAAATATTGACACACTTTATATTTTAGGATTAGCTACTGACTATTGTGTAAAATTCACTGTACTTGATGCTTTAGAATTAGGATATAAAGTATATTTAGTAGAGGATGGTTGCAGAGGGGTTAACCTTGCTCCAACTGATTCATCTAAATCTATTGAAGAGATGAAAGATAAAGGGGCTATTATCATCAAAAGTTTTCAAATTTAA
- the rpsB gene encoding 30S ribosomal protein S2 has translation MAVITMKQLLEAGVHFGHQAKRWNPKMAKYIFTERNGIHVIDLHKSLKKIEEAYAVMREIAEQGGKVLFVGTKKQAQEAVKEQAERSGMYYVNNRWLGGMLTNFATIKTRVERLKELEQMEADGTLDTAYTKKEAANFRKELAKLSKNLCGIKDMKEVPAAVFIVDCKKETLAIKEASDLGIPVFAMIDTNVDPDLITYPIPANDDAIRSVKLISSVMANAIIEGNQGKEVVEVPATEEEVVVEEGSAE, from the coding sequence ATGGCAGTAATAACAATGAAACAATTATTAGAAGCTGGAGTTCACTTTGGACACCAAGCAAAAAGATGGAACCCAAAAATGGCTAAGTACATCTTCACAGAAAGAAACGGAATCCACGTAATCGATTTACACAAATCTTTAAAGAAAATCGAAGAAGCTTATGCAGTAATGAGAGAAATTGCTGAGCAAGGTGGAAAAGTTCTATTCGTAGGAACTAAAAAACAAGCTCAAGAAGCTGTAAAAGAGCAAGCTGAAAGATCAGGAATGTACTATGTAAACAACAGATGGTTAGGAGGAATGTTAACTAACTTCGCAACTATCAAAACTAGAGTAGAAAGATTAAAAGAGTTAGAGCAAATGGAAGCAGATGGAACTTTAGATACTGCTTACACTAAAAAAGAAGCAGCTAACTTCAGAAAAGAATTAGCAAAATTATCTAAAAACTTATGCGGAATTAAAGATATGAAAGAAGTTCCAGCAGCAGTATTTATCGTAGACTGTAAAAAAGAAACTTTAGCAATAAAAGAAGCTTCTGACTTAGGAATCCCTGTATTTGCAATGATCGACACTAACGTAGATCCAGATTTAATAACTTACCCAATTCCTGCAAACGATGATGCTATAAGATCAGTAAAATTAATCTCTTCTGTAATGGCTAACGCTATCATCGAAGGAAACCAAGGTAAAGAAGTAGTAGAAGTTCCTGCTACTGAAGAAGAAGTTGTAGTAGAAGAAGGATCAGCTGAGTAA
- the pyrH gene encoding UMP kinase, whose product MEKPFYKRVLLKLSGEALMGDQEFGISSEVIASYARQIKEIADLGVEVSVVIGGGNIFRGLSGATQGVDRVTGDHMGMLATVINSLALQNSIEKLGVQTRVLTAIEMPKIAEPFIKRRAQRHLEKGRVVIFGAGTGNPYFTTDTAAALRAIEMNTEVVLKATKVDGIYDKDPVKYADAVKYETVTYTEVLNKNLKVMDATAISLCRENKLPIIVFDSLTEGNIKKVIMGEKIGTTVIAD is encoded by the coding sequence ATGGAGAAGCCATTTTATAAAAGAGTTTTATTAAAACTTAGTGGAGAAGCTCTAATGGGAGACCAAGAGTTCGGAATTTCATCAGAAGTAATAGCATCTTATGCAAGACAAATAAAAGAGATAGCAGATTTAGGAGTAGAGGTTTCTGTAGTTATAGGTGGAGGAAACATCTTTAGAGGACTTTCAGGAGCAACTCAAGGAGTAGATAGAGTAACAGGAGACCATATGGGAATGCTAGCAACTGTTATAAACTCTTTAGCACTTCAAAACTCAATAGAAAAATTAGGTGTTCAAACAAGAGTACTTACAGCTATTGAAATGCCTAAAATAGCAGAGCCATTTATTAAAAGAAGAGCACAAAGACACCTTGAAAAAGGAAGAGTTGTAATATTTGGAGCTGGAACAGGAAACCCATATTTTACAACTGATACAGCAGCAGCATTAAGAGCTATAGAGATGAATACAGAAGTTGTATTGAAAGCTACTAAAGTAGATGGAATCTACGATAAAGATCCTGTAAAATATGCTGATGCAGTAAAATATGAAACTGTAACTTATACAGAAGTTTTAAATAAAAATTTAAAAGTAATGGATGCAACAGCAATTTCATTATGTAGAGAAAATAAACTTCCTATTATTGTTTTTGATTCTTTAACAGAAGGAAATATTAAAAAAGTAATAATGGGAGAAAAAATAGGAACAACAGTAATAGCTGATTAA
- the frr gene encoding ribosome recycling factor, which yields MTGKEVVSLCKEKMGKAVEATKHKFTSIRAGRANVSMLDGIKVEQYGSEMPLNQVGSVSAPEARLLVIDPWDKSLIGKIEKAIIAANLGLTPNNDGKVIRLIMPELTADRRKEYVKMAKSEAENGKVAVRNIRKDGNNDLKKLLKDKENPVSEDEVKNLEAEIQKLTDAHIKEIDELFAKKEKEITTV from the coding sequence ATGACTGGTAAAGAAGTAGTAAGTTTATGTAAAGAAAAAATGGGAAAAGCTGTAGAAGCTACTAAACACAAATTTACATCAATAAGAGCTGGAAGAGCAAACGTATCTATGCTTGATGGAATAAAAGTAGAGCAATATGGATCAGAAATGCCTTTAAACCAAGTTGGATCTGTATCTGCTCCAGAAGCAAGATTATTAGTAATTGATCCATGGGATAAATCATTAATAGGAAAAATAGAAAAAGCTATAATAGCTGCTAACTTAGGATTAACTCCTAACAATGATGGTAAAGTAATAAGACTTATAATGCCAGAACTTACAGCAGACAGAAGAAAAGAGTATGTAAAAATGGCGAAATCTGAAGCTGAAAATGGAAAAGTTGCTGTAAGAAACATAAGAAAAGATGGAAATAATGATCTTAAAAAATTATTAAAAGATAAAGAGAATCCAGTTTCTGAAGATGAAGTTAAAAACTTAGAAGCTGAAATTCAAAAATTAACAGATGCTCACATTAAAGAAATAGATGAGTTATTTGCTAAAAAAGAAAAAGAAATTACAACTGTTTAA